CTTGTGTACCATGAGACATGAAAGTCGGGGGAAAAGGATTTCTGTCGCTGGTGGGTTCAAAATGTAGGTAGCCACTTAAACTAATAACTCCTGCTACGGGTAATTGTAAGCCCACATCTAAACTCATCGCTCCTCCTTGGGAAAAACCTCCCACAAAAGTTTTGCTTAAAGGTAGATTAGTTATATCTTCCAAAGATAATAACCATCGATAAAATTGATCTAAACTGGCAGAAATACCCTCATTATTGTTGTCTAATTCATACCAAGCCCTTCCCCCCGGCACTTGAGGATGAAGATAAGGGGCATTGGGAAAAAGAAATAAACAAGATGGTAAATTTAACATTGGAATGAGGGCTATTAAATCGTGA
This is a stretch of genomic DNA from Cyanobacterium aponinum PCC 10605. It encodes these proteins:
- a CDS encoding alpha/beta hydrolase translates to MTLDVISHNPTNNKSPEFVFVLLHGWGANYHDLIALIPMLNLPSCLFLFPNAPYLHPQVPGGRAWYELDNNNEGISASLDQFYRWLLSLEDITNLPLSKTFVGGFSQGGAMSLDVGLQLPVAGVISLSGYLHFEPTSDRNPFPPTFMSHGTQDAVIPIESARVARKKLENVGVKLTYHEFDIGHEIIPAQAHLIHDFILKVVA